In the genome of Paenibacillus sp. FSL R5-0766, one region contains:
- a CDS encoding GT-D fold domain-containing glycosyltransferase has protein sequence MNSIYLEMDGVLDQLEAALLEQRPLSLVRVGDGENIVMSQETVWTTEQVLQERWAIKANLGQKGLRLPNLQLRDEVAASLQRADIVGVLPRGDSTINAPDYLKRPLTDMVFAHFGISPPMTCHACVNRELAQNPRFWQMLAGKRVLLVTREIEALRATLEREPYQLNIVTALPFDSYDQMQNTLEWIQTNQNTFDVALFSCGVNAVILAERTAALAGKVAIDFGKANNIILKGRAN, from the coding sequence ATGAATTCGATCTATCTTGAAATGGATGGTGTGCTGGATCAGCTTGAAGCGGCGCTGCTTGAACAGCGCCCTCTCTCTCTTGTTCGAGTCGGCGATGGCGAGAATATCGTCATGTCCCAGGAAACGGTGTGGACTACGGAACAGGTTCTTCAGGAGCGTTGGGCCATTAAGGCCAATTTAGGGCAAAAAGGACTACGCCTTCCCAACCTGCAGCTACGCGATGAAGTCGCCGCTTCCTTGCAGCGGGCGGATATCGTCGGCGTTCTTCCCCGCGGTGACAGTACGATTAACGCTCCGGATTATCTCAAAAGACCCCTGACCGATATGGTGTTTGCACACTTTGGCATCTCTCCTCCAATGACTTGTCATGCCTGTGTCAATCGGGAGCTGGCGCAGAACCCGCGTTTCTGGCAGATGCTTGCAGGCAAGCGTGTGCTTCTCGTTACCCGTGAGATCGAGGCACTGCGTGCCACGCTCGAACGTGAGCCATATCAACTCAACATTGTGACTGCACTGCCCTTCGACAGCTATGATCAAATGCAGAACACGCTTGAGTGGATTCAGACGAATCAAAATACTTTTGATGTCGCTCTCTTCTCCTGCGGTGTCAATGCGGTTATTCTTGCTGAGCGAACAGCCGCACTCGCCGGTAAAGTCGCCATCGACTTTGGTAAAGCCAACAACATCATTCTGAAAGGCCGTGCCAACTGA
- a CDS encoding DUF5412 family protein has product MDSNTQANSSSSNTNSSKPWIRRHPFFTTFTLLILILFTAVFLYFWLRPYFSTFDRSEQGELSYSMPSRNGDYTAEIYGVPYGGAAGGVTIWVDVKKTNAPEDATVKTIYRAKHHGNNHLEWESENTLRIENWNEYTDETITLNIDDEIYDGWGWACKSLRMKDQSLRCMAPEK; this is encoded by the coding sequence ATGGACTCAAATACTCAAGCTAATTCAAGTTCATCCAATACAAATTCTAGCAAACCTTGGATACGTAGACACCCGTTTTTCACCACATTTACGTTACTGATTCTTATCCTATTTACTGCCGTATTCCTGTATTTCTGGCTCCGTCCATACTTCTCCACATTTGACCGTTCCGAACAGGGGGAATTGAGCTATTCGATGCCTTCACGGAATGGTGACTATACTGCCGAAATTTACGGTGTACCTTACGGTGGTGCGGCAGGCGGCGTTACAATCTGGGTCGATGTAAAGAAGACAAATGCCCCTGAGGACGCCACGGTAAAAACGATCTATCGTGCCAAGCACCACGGAAATAACCATCTCGAATGGGAAAGTGAAAACACACTCCGGATTGAAAACTGGAATGAATATACAGATGAGACCATTACCCTCAACATCGATGACGAAATATATGATGGATGGGGCTGGGCGTGTAAGAGCTTACGGATGAAAGATCAGTCTTTGCGATGCATGGCACCCGAAAAGTAA
- a CDS encoding methyltransferase domain-containing protein codes for MANHDRVSERYYGEINSEDSHEATRTRIHWMCREATGKRILDVGCSQGITSILLAREGFRVTGIDLEEESVRYAQAELAKESRPVRNNVDFRMLDITQWKVRTTFDTVLLGEVLEHFAHPETLLIQIYRLLQEDGTLVVTVPYGYHPFYDHKQTFYAGSLAMTLMPYFEVLKLEVHHKYLCCVARKRRSTQLHMSPTLDQLMEWMALDHVHFAEVEHQHLRVMKQRKKALDSAVEQVKRLRRQECGEV; via the coding sequence ATGGCGAATCATGATCGAGTGAGTGAACGCTATTACGGCGAGATCAATTCGGAGGATTCTCATGAAGCGACAAGAACGCGTATCCACTGGATGTGTCGTGAGGCGACAGGCAAACGCATCCTGGATGTCGGGTGCAGTCAGGGCATTACGTCCATTCTGCTGGCACGTGAAGGATTTCGTGTCACTGGCATTGATTTGGAAGAAGAAAGTGTAAGATATGCGCAAGCTGAGCTTGCCAAAGAGTCTAGGCCAGTTAGGAACAATGTGGATTTTCGAATGCTGGATATTACGCAATGGAAAGTAAGGACTACCTTTGATACTGTGCTGCTTGGAGAAGTGCTGGAGCATTTTGCTCATCCGGAGACGTTGTTGATCCAGATTTATCGGCTGCTGCAAGAGGATGGGACGCTGGTTGTGACCGTGCCGTATGGGTATCACCCGTTTTATGACCACAAGCAGACCTTCTATGCGGGAAGTCTGGCGATGACCCTGATGCCGTATTTTGAAGTCTTGAAACTCGAAGTTCATCATAAATATCTATGTTGTGTGGCCCGCAAACGGCGGAGTACACAACTGCATATGTCGCCGACTTTGGATCAACTGATGGAGTGGATGGCGCTGGATCATGTCCATTTTGCCGAGGTGGAGCATCAGCACCTCCGCGTAATGAAGCAGCGCAAGAAGGCACTGGACAGTGCGGTGGAGCAGGTGAAACGACTTCGCCGTCAGGAGTGTGGGGAAGTGTAA
- a CDS encoding helix-turn-helix domain-containing protein, whose translation MQHDLLDTLDKLFDYIEDHIQDKLTLDHLASVTHISKFHLHRMFKHVSGQLPGEYIRSRKLARSLEQLVNLNWKIIDISGHYAFEHEQSYIRAFKQAFGITPLQYRKQGAGNLEFTARMTSSMITTLPYGYIFKPTYVRKPAMKLIGQRSHIWYADNEEHYEANSAGNDFFEKHFHSIPNVLQPNVYIGFTNEINEDYSTYQPSVEVTSLDHIPEELDGIEVPANQYAVFKFVCDFHPSLINIDHLDSVWTFIDEYWQSHSGYEKSDPYYFERIDGSLAQDHYGELDIYIPAKQISL comes from the coding sequence ATGCAACACGATCTGCTAGACACTCTGGATAAGCTATTCGACTACATAGAAGACCATATTCAAGACAAATTAACGCTGGATCATCTGGCATCTGTGACTCATATATCCAAATTCCACCTGCATCGCATGTTCAAACATGTCAGCGGACAACTGCCTGGAGAATACATTCGTTCACGCAAATTGGCACGCAGCCTGGAGCAATTGGTGAACCTGAATTGGAAAATTATCGATATCAGCGGACATTACGCTTTTGAACATGAACAATCCTACATACGTGCTTTCAAACAAGCCTTCGGCATTACACCCCTGCAGTATCGCAAACAGGGAGCTGGAAACCTTGAATTCACAGCCCGCATGACTTCATCCATGATCACAACGCTTCCATATGGATATATTTTCAAACCAACGTATGTACGAAAACCGGCCATGAAACTCATTGGGCAACGATCCCACATTTGGTATGCAGACAATGAAGAGCACTATGAAGCCAATTCAGCAGGCAACGACTTTTTCGAAAAACACTTTCATTCGATTCCTAACGTGTTGCAACCCAACGTATATATCGGATTTACCAATGAAATTAACGAGGATTACAGTACATATCAGCCGTCTGTAGAAGTAACCAGTCTGGATCATATCCCTGAAGAACTGGACGGAATTGAGGTCCCGGCCAACCAGTATGCCGTATTCAAATTTGTCTGTGATTTCCATCCAAGTCTCATCAATATTGATCATCTGGACAGTGTCTGGACATTTATCGATGAATATTGGCAGAGCCATTCGGGGTACGAGAAGAGTGATCCCTACTATTTTGAAAGAATTGATGGCAGTCTGGCTCAGGACCACTACGGAGAGTTGGACATTTATATTCCTGCAAAGCAAATTTCACTGTAA
- a CDS encoding nucleotide sugar dehydrogenase codes for MEENHQHNQHEGNEELQQRNLIQHINDRSLKAVVIGLGYVGLPMAVEIAQAGYQVHGIDIDTSKVAKLNAGNSYVIGIEDDVVQSLMQAGLFTASTDYAAVAQANVIVICVPTPLTAEHQPDISYISAAVDGMTPYLQEGSLVILESTTYPGTTEERVKQPIEVANGWRAGEQFYVCYSPERVDPGSVHYGVKNTPKIIGGSTPACLNYGKQFYGSFLNEVVPVSSTTVAETAKLFENTFRSVNIALVNELTPACEQMGVNIWEVLNAAATKPFGYMPFYPGPGIGGHCIPIDPIYLSWAANRQGSELQFIQLADATNRQMPERVVKRASELLEQNGVTVRGARIVLAGMAYKKDIDDLRESPALDVFRLLSAAGADVVFTDPMVPVFLKDDGTVLHSCPAVPELWTGADLVIITTDHSAFDYQEMADHAKLIFDTRNATAGCHGGNIVVMGQPIHRVKTGETYGES; via the coding sequence ATGGAAGAAAATCATCAGCACAACCAGCACGAAGGTAATGAAGAGTTACAGCAACGTAACCTCATACAACATATTAATGACCGCTCCCTAAAAGCTGTTGTCATTGGTCTAGGCTATGTTGGTTTACCCATGGCTGTAGAGATAGCACAGGCCGGTTATCAAGTCCACGGGATTGACATCGATACTTCCAAGGTAGCCAAGCTGAACGCCGGGAATTCGTATGTCATAGGTATAGAAGATGATGTTGTGCAGTCGCTTATGCAGGCTGGGTTATTCACGGCAAGCACCGATTATGCAGCGGTGGCACAGGCCAATGTCATTGTAATCTGTGTGCCCACTCCGCTGACTGCCGAGCATCAACCGGATATCTCGTATATCTCGGCCGCGGTGGATGGCATGACTCCGTATTTGCAGGAAGGCAGCCTGGTTATATTGGAAAGCACGACCTATCCGGGCACAACGGAGGAACGCGTGAAACAACCGATTGAAGTGGCAAACGGCTGGCGAGCTGGAGAACAGTTCTACGTCTGTTATTCTCCAGAGCGGGTAGATCCGGGCAGTGTGCATTATGGTGTGAAAAATACCCCGAAGATTATTGGTGGCTCCACACCCGCTTGTCTGAATTATGGTAAACAGTTCTACGGTTCGTTCCTCAACGAAGTTGTTCCCGTTAGTTCAACAACGGTAGCGGAGACAGCAAAGCTGTTCGAAAATACATTTCGCAGTGTCAATATTGCACTCGTGAATGAGCTGACCCCGGCCTGTGAACAGATGGGGGTAAACATCTGGGAAGTGCTGAATGCGGCGGCAACGAAGCCGTTTGGTTATATGCCATTCTATCCAGGCCCCGGCATCGGCGGGCATTGTATTCCAATCGATCCGATCTATCTGTCCTGGGCTGCAAACCGTCAGGGATCGGAGCTGCAATTCATTCAGCTGGCGGATGCAACCAATCGGCAAATGCCAGAGAGAGTGGTGAAGCGTGCCTCGGAGCTGCTGGAGCAGAATGGTGTAACTGTGCGAGGAGCACGTATTGTACTGGCGGGTATGGCTTATAAAAAAGACATTGACGACTTGCGCGAATCGCCAGCATTGGACGTTTTTCGGCTGCTGAGCGCAGCGGGTGCAGATGTGGTTTTCACCGATCCAATGGTGCCTGTCTTCCTTAAGGATGATGGTACAGTGCTGCACTCTTGTCCAGCGGTTCCAGAATTATGGACAGGAGCTGATCTGGTGATCATCACCACGGATCATTCGGCATTCGATTATCAGGAGATGGCAGATCATGCAAAGCTGATTTTTGATACACGTAATGCAACGGCCGGATGCCACGGGGGAAATATTGTGGTGATGGGTCAGCCGATTCACCGAGTGAAAACGGGAGAAACCTATGGCGAATCATGA
- a CDS encoding RluA family pseudouridine synthase — protein sequence MNKRKRPTGKTPASAKGKSYAGSSTARSGKSTFSSAKSSGASASRNTEENKKPLAAKSLSAPKKAGGNKSKNGSAAKRPGNAYYRKQEPPRQYKVTEPDELLNFLLQHLKSGRNAVKSILGRGQVSVDQKVVTKFNEALTPGQIVYIRKEGAVAAPSLTGINILHEDDDIIVIRKEAGLLSIAADKTDDLTAYRQLTEHVRRTNPLNRIFVVHRLDRDTSGVMMFAKSEEVQQKLQNNWKENVQDRVYVALVEGSVAKEEGTISSWLKETKTLKMYSSSRPNDGQHAITHYKRLKSNREFSLLEVRLETGRKNQIRVHMEDLGHPIAGDRKYGARTRDLGRLGLHARILSFIHPTTDELMSFETDIPKPFLYPFRAETPPAK from the coding sequence ATGAATAAACGCAAACGTCCAACAGGCAAAACACCGGCCTCGGCCAAGGGGAAATCTTATGCAGGTTCATCTACAGCACGTTCCGGCAAGTCTACCTTCTCATCTGCAAAATCATCAGGAGCTTCCGCATCACGCAATACGGAGGAGAATAAGAAACCACTAGCTGCCAAATCATTATCCGCACCGAAGAAAGCAGGAGGTAACAAATCCAAAAACGGCAGTGCAGCCAAACGCCCGGGCAATGCCTATTATCGCAAGCAGGAACCACCACGCCAGTACAAAGTGACCGAGCCGGACGAACTGCTGAACTTCCTGTTGCAGCATTTAAAATCAGGACGGAACGCGGTGAAGTCCATTCTGGGTCGTGGACAGGTGTCCGTGGATCAGAAGGTCGTAACCAAGTTTAATGAAGCGCTGACGCCAGGTCAGATTGTCTACATTCGAAAAGAAGGTGCAGTCGCTGCTCCGTCCTTAACGGGTATTAACATTTTACATGAAGACGATGATATCATTGTGATCCGCAAGGAAGCCGGACTGTTGTCCATTGCCGCAGACAAGACGGATGACCTCACGGCTTATCGCCAACTGACAGAGCATGTACGCCGCACCAATCCGCTCAACCGGATCTTTGTTGTCCATCGTCTGGATCGGGATACATCAGGTGTGATGATGTTTGCCAAAAGTGAAGAGGTGCAGCAGAAGCTGCAAAACAACTGGAAAGAAAATGTGCAGGACCGCGTCTACGTTGCCCTTGTTGAAGGTTCGGTAGCCAAAGAAGAAGGCACCATCTCTTCCTGGCTGAAGGAAACCAAAACGCTGAAAATGTACTCCAGCTCTCGTCCGAATGATGGACAACACGCCATTACACATTACAAACGTCTGAAATCGAACCGTGAGTTCTCCCTGCTGGAAGTGCGTCTGGAGACAGGGCGTAAAAATCAAATTCGTGTGCATATGGAAGATCTCGGTCATCCGATTGCCGGTGACAGAAAATACGGCGCACGTACAAGAGACCTTGGCCGTCTCGGACTTCATGCACGTATACTCTCGTTTATTCATCCGACAACGGATGAGTTGATGTCATTCGAAACGGATATTCCAAAGCCATTCCTGTATCCGTTCCGTGCAGAAACTCCACCTGCGAAATAA
- a CDS encoding glycosyltransferase family 2 protein — translation MITISLCMIVKNEERTLARCLDSVAGIADEIVIVDTGSSDRTMDIAAQYTDQVYTYEWKEDFAAARNESFAKATQEYILWLDADDVLLPAERAKLEVLKQQLPSGGKTEAVILNYTLAEGAEGSPLVTDRRLRLVKRDAGCRWHGRLHEQLSFPQGEVITADIAVTHRREAGHHSARNVRILRKWIAEEGVAQGRLLFYYAGECYDRQRYVAAARGYTKLLEQPSGYREDRLIACARLAECYERLGEPGRKLGALLQSFQYDLPHADFCCAIAACFHERQEPVSAIYWYMQAVDVSSRDPGLRPVPEACRTWLPHARLSLCYAHLGNWEQALMHNTKAREYSPNDPGLLANRQKLEVVVRKEMKEREERGEVSPRK, via the coding sequence GTGATCACCATCAGTCTGTGCATGATTGTGAAGAACGAGGAACGCACGCTGGCACGCTGTCTGGACTCGGTTGCCGGCATCGCGGACGAGATCGTCATTGTGGATACCGGTTCATCGGATCGCACGATGGACATCGCTGCGCAGTATACCGACCAGGTCTACACGTATGAATGGAAGGAAGACTTTGCCGCAGCTCGGAATGAGTCATTCGCCAAGGCCACGCAGGAGTATATCCTGTGGCTGGATGCGGATGATGTGCTGCTGCCCGCGGAACGGGCGAAGCTGGAGGTGTTGAAGCAGCAGCTTCCGTCCGGGGGGAAGACGGAAGCTGTGATCTTGAACTACACGCTGGCCGAGGGAGCGGAGGGGAGTCCACTTGTGACGGACCGACGCCTTCGCCTGGTCAAGCGGGATGCCGGGTGCCGCTGGCATGGCCGGCTGCACGAGCAGCTCAGCTTCCCGCAGGGCGAGGTCATTACGGCAGACATTGCCGTTACGCATCGCCGCGAAGCGGGACATCATTCGGCGCGAAACGTGCGCATTCTGCGCAAATGGATCGCCGAAGAGGGCGTAGCCCAAGGTCGCCTGCTGTTTTATTATGCAGGCGAATGTTATGACCGCCAGCGTTATGTGGCGGCGGCACGCGGATACACAAAGCTGCTGGAACAGCCAAGCGGTTACCGCGAGGATCGCCTGATTGCCTGCGCGCGGCTGGCGGAATGTTATGAACGACTGGGTGAGCCGGGGCGTAAGCTCGGTGCATTGCTGCAGTCGTTCCAGTATGATCTGCCACATGCCGATTTCTGCTGTGCCATTGCGGCCTGTTTTCATGAGCGGCAGGAACCCGTCTCGGCGATCTACTGGTATATGCAGGCGGTAGACGTGAGTAGCCGCGATCCGGGTCTGCGCCCGGTACCAGAGGCCTGCCGCACTTGGCTACCACATGCCCGTTTATCCCTTTGTTATGCTCATCTGGGCAACTGGGAGCAGGCATTGATGCATAACACCAAAGCCCGTGAGTACTCGCCCAACGATCCCGGGTTGCTTGCCAATCGGCAGAAGCTCGAAGTGGTGGTACGCAAGGAGATGAAGGAGCGGGAAGAACGTGGTGAAGTGTCACCTCGTAAGTAA
- a CDS encoding SDR family NAD(P)-dependent oxidoreductase, producing the protein MIKGQTILVTGGTGSWGQKLTEVLLEQDPAEIRLLSRNEYAQIAMQREFNHDPRLRFIIGDIRDYRAVEDACRGVDVLFHLAALKHVPVCEDQPDEAFKTNVIGTQNIIRAAIRMQVPKVIDVSTDKAVDPINVYGMTKALGEKMMIRANWLSEGTRFVCIRGGNVLGTSGSVVPLFRRQIDEGKSPTITDKGMTRFFLTRTEAIHLLLKAAEGAVGGETFVMKMKACKMTELASVMLEQAGRPSFDYKVTGIRPGEKLHEVLISPFEAPRTYQYDAQYYVILPEHKDKSLTDQYSSLPRVNFSEYRSDSAMMNKPAIARFLRAGGYID; encoded by the coding sequence ATGATTAAAGGACAAACGATTCTGGTTACCGGGGGCACAGGCTCCTGGGGTCAAAAGCTGACCGAGGTGCTGCTAGAACAGGACCCGGCTGAGATTCGCCTCCTGTCACGTAATGAATATGCCCAGATTGCGATGCAGCGTGAGTTCAACCATGACCCGCGTCTGCGATTCATCATTGGGGATATCCGGGATTATCGTGCAGTGGAAGATGCGTGCAGAGGCGTGGATGTGCTCTTTCATCTGGCTGCGCTGAAGCATGTTCCGGTCTGCGAGGACCAGCCGGATGAAGCGTTCAAGACGAATGTAATCGGGACGCAGAATATTATTCGTGCTGCCATTCGCATGCAGGTTCCGAAAGTCATTGATGTGTCCACCGATAAGGCGGTAGATCCGATTAACGTATACGGCATGACGAAGGCCTTGGGTGAGAAAATGATGATCCGTGCCAACTGGCTAAGTGAAGGTACGCGGTTTGTCTGCATCCGCGGGGGCAATGTGCTTGGAACCAGTGGCAGTGTTGTGCCCTTGTTCCGGCGTCAGATCGATGAAGGCAAAAGCCCGACCATTACGGACAAAGGCATGACCCGTTTTTTCCTGACGCGTACCGAAGCTATACATTTACTGCTTAAGGCGGCTGAGGGGGCCGTAGGCGGAGAGACTTTTGTGATGAAAATGAAAGCTTGCAAGATGACGGAACTTGCATCCGTCATGTTGGAACAGGCAGGTCGTCCATCCTTCGATTATAAGGTGACGGGCATACGTCCAGGCGAGAAATTACATGAAGTGTTAATCTCGCCCTTTGAAGCACCGCGTACGTACCAATACGATGCGCAGTATTATGTCATCCTGCCGGAGCACAAGGACAAGAGCCTGACGGATCAGTACAGCAGTCTGCCACGTGTGAACTTCTCCGAGTATCGCTCGGACAGTGCCATGATGAACAAACCAGCGATTGCCCGGTTTTTGCGTGCAGGTGGCTATATCGATTAG
- a CDS encoding ABC transporter ATP-binding protein has protein sequence MFADKKNYTTLGMLIRLWTLTGKYRMFIILLLFAACMVSLIEVGYLESIRRLVKGATEAQFSLLYSGLIIGVSIVVLRLIVTAFMTRVETLFQQKTLLSVQSLLLSSFSNTETRDLAHYHTGDLTSRIWTSAKEAQKGINQHGIELAKNIIQLILAFAYFSWVNLPLSLAIIAFTLIYPLVTVGLGKRLQRRHDQLNASAASRDEILTEIIQAPVEIRSYGLAGYVHYHFKDRMDQVFRHTMSVSVLQRLSEAAGRVSTYGGMILILYLGGMQVLNGHMDVGGLAAFLVASSQLTRPIESLSGLWNDFIGSASHASRIFEVLDLERKNTVANTGTNTYVRSDTHLGQLEKQSKPAGINVQHVSYRYAEQEEVLTDITFEAKKGKLTVITGPSGCGKTTLLKLIAGLDRPVTGSIQVMDQKSSLKDMHEGQTGHVNQVYVPQQAFIFTGTVEENIVFGQEGVSADQVEVAAHMTHAHDAIMRQSLGYGTELQPQGGTMSGGELQRISLARAMLRNPDILLLDEPTSSQDPWHEQRLNDLFARITTDKGTTVIAVTHRLSLIERADQVIYIQKGRVEDTGTHRELLDRPNGYRSYIAEQDTEVEEQHE, from the coding sequence ATGTTTGCTGACAAAAAAAATTATACAACGTTAGGCATGTTAATTCGATTATGGACACTAACGGGCAAGTACCGTATGTTCATCATTCTGTTACTTTTCGCCGCATGTATGGTCTCCCTGATTGAGGTCGGTTATTTGGAATCGATCCGAAGACTGGTCAAAGGCGCGACTGAAGCACAGTTTTCGTTACTCTACTCAGGGTTGATCATAGGCGTTAGCATTGTAGTATTACGATTGATTGTAACCGCATTCATGACGAGGGTCGAGACGTTATTCCAGCAAAAGACATTATTGTCTGTACAGTCTCTACTGCTCTCATCCTTTAGCAACACAGAGACACGTGATCTGGCACATTATCATACAGGTGACCTAACCTCTAGGATCTGGACTTCAGCCAAGGAAGCACAGAAAGGGATCAATCAACATGGCATTGAACTCGCGAAAAATATCATTCAGCTGATTCTTGCCTTTGCTTACTTCAGCTGGGTGAACTTGCCGCTGTCGTTGGCTATCATTGCATTCACATTGATCTATCCTCTTGTAACGGTAGGACTTGGTAAACGTCTACAAAGACGGCATGATCAGTTGAATGCCAGCGCAGCGTCAAGAGATGAGATACTGACTGAAATCATCCAAGCCCCAGTTGAGATCCGAAGTTACGGACTCGCGGGTTATGTACACTATCATTTCAAAGATCGAATGGATCAAGTGTTCAGACATACGATGTCCGTATCTGTGTTACAACGACTTTCGGAAGCAGCCGGACGGGTCTCGACGTATGGTGGCATGATTCTGATTCTCTATCTAGGCGGCATGCAGGTCCTGAATGGACATATGGATGTAGGAGGATTGGCAGCTTTTCTGGTAGCAAGCAGTCAGTTAACTCGTCCGATTGAATCGTTATCTGGGTTGTGGAATGATTTTATTGGTTCGGCTTCTCATGCGTCCAGAATCTTTGAGGTGCTGGATTTGGAGAGAAAGAACACGGTTGCTAATACCGGTACAAATACATATGTACGGTCCGATACGCATTTAGGCCAGCTTGAAAAGCAATCTAAACCGGCTGGCATCAACGTGCAGCATGTGTCTTATAGGTATGCGGAGCAAGAAGAAGTGTTAACGGATATTACTTTTGAAGCCAAGAAAGGAAAGCTTACTGTAATCACAGGGCCAAGTGGATGCGGGAAAACCACGTTATTGAAATTAATAGCCGGATTAGATAGACCTGTTACTGGTTCGATCCAGGTCATGGATCAGAAGAGTTCACTGAAGGATATGCACGAAGGTCAGACTGGGCATGTCAATCAGGTGTATGTTCCGCAACAAGCCTTTATTTTCACAGGTACAGTGGAAGAGAATATTGTTTTTGGTCAGGAGGGGGTATCTGCCGATCAAGTAGAGGTCGCGGCCCACATGACACATGCACATGACGCGATTATGCGTCAATCGCTTGGCTATGGGACAGAGCTTCAGCCACAGGGCGGGACGATGTCGGGTGGTGAGCTTCAGCGTATTAGTTTAGCGAGAGCGATGCTGAGGAACCCGGATATACTATTGTTGGATGAACCGACGTCATCTCAAGACCCGTGGCATGAGCAAAGATTGAATGATCTCTTTGCCCGAATCACTACTGACAAAGGCACAACGGTTATTGCAGTTACTCATCGATTATCGCTGATAGAACGGGCAGATCAGGTCATCTATATTCAGAAGGGACGCGTCGAAGATACGGGGACTCATCGTGAATTGCTGGATCGGCCAAACGGATATCGAAGTTATATTGCGGAGCAGGATACGGAAGTGGAGGAACAGCATGAGTAA
- a CDS encoding glycosyltransferase, with amino-acid sequence MSRKVVIEINFNNYGLDPQRLTREWLERRMSIFRTFTLHCLKAQTNQDFLTVVKLSKESGEVMQEILAEQESLPANIRFGTHIESVRAILAFAEGAEHIYIARLDSDDLYHRTFVQQLYDVQPQPQTMALINQNGYLWDSVNNEMAPAFHRSPQFYVYLYKTAEYASGYRVKLPGRGTHGNVIDLPHELLAPRNYVNIVHSSNTSVKKVPPKDRLSRDEMAKVLREFMI; translated from the coding sequence ATGTCCAGGAAAGTGGTTATTGAGATTAACTTCAACAATTATGGGCTCGACCCTCAGCGGTTGACGAGAGAATGGCTGGAGCGGCGGATGAGCATTTTTCGCACATTTACTTTGCACTGCCTTAAAGCTCAGACGAATCAGGATTTCCTCACGGTGGTGAAGTTATCCAAGGAGTCGGGAGAAGTGATGCAGGAGATTCTCGCGGAACAGGAGTCGCTGCCTGCCAACATTCGTTTTGGAACCCATATTGAGAGTGTACGGGCGATTTTGGCATTTGCTGAAGGGGCGGAGCACATCTATATTGCCCGTCTGGATTCGGATGACCTCTATCACCGGACCTTTGTACAGCAGCTATATGACGTGCAGCCACAGCCGCAGACGATGGCTCTGATTAACCAGAACGGCTATCTCTGGGATAGCGTGAACAACGAGATGGCACCTGCGTTTCATCGTTCTCCGCAATTCTATGTCTACCTGTACAAGACGGCGGAGTACGCATCCGGGTATCGGGTGAAGCTGCCGGGCCGAGGTACGCATGGCAATGTCATTGATCTGCCGCATGAGCTGCTGGCTCCGCGCAATTACGTGAATATCGTGCATTCGAGCAATACGTCAGTCAAAAAAGTACCGCCCAAAGACCGGTTAAGCCGGGATGAGATGGCAAAGGTATTACGCGAATTCATGATCTGA